From a single Wolbachia endosymbiont of Oedothorax gibbosus genomic region:
- a CDS encoding Tim44/TimA family putative adaptor protein — translation MIELVIYALLAAFIFSRLYNSLGRSTNLNLKKLTSVLDVSRSKEDVVENIEGYIDSNDKNSIKVTYEQILKKNKDFSISHFIEGSSIAFELIIKYFNQGNLSQLKPLLNKDLYDNFAEKIKYRKEVHESIIVSIVSQKILEIKLIKNVVFIAVYFLSEQINFVKNNKGDIISGSTSTINKVEDVWQFKKNVNSSDPSWLLVSINYKKTNGK, via the coding sequence ATGATAGAGCTTGTAATATATGCTTTATTAGCGGCATTCATTTTTTCACGTTTGTATAATTCTTTAGGAAGGTCAACCAACCTCAACCTAAAAAAGCTAACTAGTGTATTGGATGTAAGCCGAAGTAAAGAAGATGTAGTAGAAAACATTGAGGGTTATATTGATAGCAATGATAAAAATTCAATAAAAGTTACTTATGAACAAATATTAAAAAAAAACAAAGATTTTTCTATTTCCCACTTTATAGAAGGTTCAAGCATAGCTTTTGAATTAATAATAAAGTATTTCAATCAAGGAAATTTGTCTCAGTTAAAACCTCTTCTCAATAAAGACTTATATGATAATTTTGCAGAGAAGATTAAATATCGTAAAGAGGTGCACGAGTCTATAATTGTTTCTATCGTTTCACAAAAGATTTTAGAAATAAAGCTAATAAAAAATGTAGTGTTTATTGCAGTATATTTCCTTTCAGAGCAAATTAACTTCGTTAAGAATAATAAAGGAGATATCATATCAGGTAGTACATCCACCATTAATAAAGTTGAGGATGTATGGCAATTCAAAAAAAATGTTAATTCATCAGACCCAAGCTGGTTGCTTGTTTCTATTAACTATAAGAAGACAAATGGCAAGTAA
- a CDS encoding ankyrin repeat domain-containing protein, producing MNREEALKILELTDSHDVISKARKKLFDSEKNSDVLKTQIEAYKSLTDSQAEAFSDLVISAIDSNKLDFLGLLLETVKNDDKFDYLNTESTNGSMPLNFALGNTLGCKLGLRAQIIDLLLKYGANPNAQDRAGQSSLHCVVNNRDGVFCCKVTESLLEYKVDPNARDNQGKTLLHYLCEDHSYLNDCARGRVGIAKLLLRKGANPDLKDNYNKRPVDYAKHDSKVGQLFGAVDRNKVLLYSGGVVISSLFSISCALEATVGNFRKADKIGFIILATGTAACALFCAYCAIKTAFFSKPSTEFTEARAEFLNSQKSAGAV from the coding sequence ATGAATAGAGAGGAAGCTTTAAAAATTTTGGAACTAACAGATAGCCATGACGTTATCTCTAAAGCCAGAAAGAAATTATTTGATAGTGAAAAAAACTCAGATGTATTAAAAACGCAGATCGAGGCATATAAATCGCTTACCGATAGTCAAGCAGAAGCTTTTTCGGATCTTGTAATATCAGCCATTGACAGTAATAAGCTAGATTTTTTGGGATTGTTACTAGAGACAGTAAAAAATGATGATAAATTTGATTATTTAAATACAGAAAGCACTAATGGCAGTATGCCATTGAACTTCGCACTTGGGAATACACTTGGATGTAAGTTAGGGTTAAGAGCTCAGATCATAGATTTGCTTTTAAAATATGGTGCTAATCCTAATGCACAAGATCGAGCAGGGCAATCATCATTACACTGCGTTGTTAACAATAGAGATGGTGTTTTTTGCTGCAAAGTTACTGAATCTCTCTTAGAGTACAAAGTTGATCCTAATGCAAGAGATAACCAAGGTAAAACACTGTTGCATTACTTATGCGAGGATCATAGTTACCTTAATGATTGTGCCCGTGGTCGTGTTGGAATTGCAAAATTGCTTTTAAGGAAAGGGGCTAACCCAGACTTAAAAGATAATTACAATAAAAGACCAGTAGATTATGCTAAACACGACAGTAAAGTTGGGCAGTTATTTGGTGCCGTTGATCGTAATAAGGTGTTACTATACTCTGGTGGTGTAGTGATTTCTTCGCTTTTTAGTATCAGCTGTGCACTTGAAGCCACAGTTGGAAATTTCAGAAAAGCAGATAAAATTGGATTTATTATCCTTGCAACAGGTACGGCTGCTTGCGCATTATTTTGTGCGTACTGCGCAATAAAAACTGCATTTTTTTCAAAACCCTCAACTGAATTCACTGAAGCTAGGGCAGAGTTTCTTAATAGTCAGAAATCAGCAGGTGCAGTTTGA
- a CDS encoding SCO family protein: MVRFIRLLSNVLAALAVVFLGYCYFTKKGIFAPAAIHNAEVKIGGDFSLINQDGQILRSSDFKDKYMMIFFGFSSCKRICPMNLGIISETLAKLDEKTNNKLQTFFITVDPERDSTEKLKEFQQQFDHRIQMLTGEREKIDEVVEKYKVHASKVDGEEEINHSSIIYLIGPGGKYVTHFAADLNSDESQSDKILAEIRKYVN; this comes from the coding sequence ATGGTAAGGTTTATAAGATTGTTATCTAATGTGCTAGCAGCATTAGCAGTTGTTTTTTTAGGTTATTGTTATTTCACTAAAAAAGGCATATTTGCCCCAGCAGCGATTCACAACGCAGAAGTTAAGATAGGCGGAGATTTTTCTTTAATTAATCAGGACGGACAGATCCTGCGCAGTAGTGATTTTAAAGATAAATACATGATGATTTTCTTTGGGTTTTCCTCATGCAAAAGAATTTGCCCTATGAACCTTGGAATAATTTCAGAAACACTTGCAAAGTTAGATGAGAAAACTAACAACAAGCTACAAACATTCTTCATCACAGTTGATCCTGAGCGTGATAGCACTGAAAAACTTAAAGAATTTCAACAGCAATTTGACCATAGAATACAAATGTTAACTGGTGAAAGAGAAAAAATAGACGAAGTAGTTGAAAAATATAAAGTACATGCAAGCAAAGTAGACGGAGAAGAAGAAATCAACCATTCTTCGATAATATATCTTATTGGCCCTGGAGGAAAATATGTTACACACTTTGCAGCTGATTTAAATTCAGACGAAAGTCAATCTGATAAGATTTTGGCTGAGATAAGAAAATACGTAAACTGA
- a CDS encoding ankyrin repeat domain-containing protein — MNEEEALKILGIVSLSEHEVYEQAKQQLNKLYKNNFTIEKLSKKIEACKLLTEDYQDQAKVFSDLVISAIDDDKLDFLKLLLETVKNDDKFNYLNTEGTGGNMPLNFALGHTSYKHELRIKAIDLLLKHGADPNTRNREGKSPLHYITNRDGVFCHKVTELLLDKGADPNAKDSQGKTLLHYLFEDKSHDCVEIVKLLLKRGANPYIQNKCGESLLYKAYSEKRDDIVKLLLEHSASSDIKSERVQSLLCKACSEGRDNIVKLLLEHGADPNIKNEHGESLLYEACSKGHDSIVELLLEHDANPDVKDQKGRSLFYYIIDSYRIDDRYKAVELLLDKGANPNMQDDLGRASLHYLCSKYYRDGSVEIAKLLLRRGADPDLKDKGGKKPIDLVSLYSGVGKLFGAIDYNKATSLGAVTLLTTAGSIALISGVADAYIGKVWCSTLAAVMAAVALCCAYYAIKTLFFSPGPSTEFIEARAEFLNSQKSQVNAT, encoded by the coding sequence ATGAACGAAGAAGAAGCTTTAAAAATCTTGGGAATAGTGAGTCTTTCTGAGCATGAGGTTTATGAACAAGCTAAACAACAACTTAATAAATTGTATAAGAACAATTTTACAATAGAGAAACTCTCGAAAAAAATAGAAGCATGCAAATTGCTTACTGAAGATTACCAAGATCAGGCAAAAGTTTTTTCGGACCTTGTAATATCAGCCATTGACGACGATAAACTGGATTTTTTGAAGTTGTTGCTAGAGACAGTAAAAAATGATGATAAATTTAACTATTTGAATACAGAAGGTACTGGTGGCAATATGCCATTAAACTTCGCGCTTGGGCATACAAGTTATAAACATGAGTTAAGGATTAAAGCCATAGACTTACTTTTGAAGCATGGTGCTGATCCTAATACAAGAAACCGAGAAGGCAAATCACCATTACACTATATTACCAACAGGGATGGTGTTTTTTGTCACAAAGTTACTGAATTACTTTTAGACAAAGGTGCTGACCCTAATGCAAAAGATAGTCAAGGTAAAACACTGTTGCATTACTTATTTGAAGATAAAAGTCACGATTGTGTTGAAATTGTGAAGCTGCTTCTCAAAAGAGGTGCAAATCCCTATATACAAAATAAATGCGGTGAGTCTCTATTATATAAAGCTTATTCTGAAAAACGTGATGACATTGTAAAACTGCTCTTGGAGCATAGTGCTAGTTCTGATATAAAAAGTGAACGTGTTCAATCTCTATTATGTAAAGCGTGTTCTGAAGGGCGTGATAACATTGTGAAACTGCTCTTGGAGCATGGTGCTGATCCTAATATAAAAAATGAACATGGTGAATCTCTATTGTATGAAGCGTGCTCTAAAGGGCATGATAGCATTGTAGAGCTACTCTTGGAACATGATGCAAATCCTGATGTAAAAGATCAAAAAGGCAGATCACTATTCTATTATATTATTGATAGCTATAGAATAGACGATCGTTATAAAGCTGTAGAATTGCTTTTGGATAAAGGTGCTAACCCTAATATGCAGGATGATCTGGGTAGGGCATCGTTACATTACTTGTGTAGCAAGTATTACAGAGATGGTAGTGTTGAAATTGCAAAATTGCTTTTGAGGAGGGGGGCTGATCCAGACTTGAAGGATAAAGGTGGCAAAAAGCCAATAGATCTTGTTTCTCTTTACAGTGGTGTTGGAAAACTATTTGGTGCTATTGATTATAATAAAGCAACCTCGCTTGGGGCTGTTACGCTATTAACTACAGCGGGTAGTATTGCCTTGATTTCTGGGGTTGCGGACGCATACATAGGTAAAGTTTGGTGTTCTACTCTTGCAGCAGTTATGGCTGCTGTTGCATTATGTTGTGCGTACTACGCAATAAAAACTCTATTTTTTTCACCAGGACCCTCAACTGAGTTTATTGAAGCAAGGGCAGAGTTTCTCAATAGTCAGAAATCGCAAGTGAATGCAACTTAA
- a CDS encoding 2-oxoglutarate dehydrogenase E1 component, whose amino-acid sequence MSNLSCLYGDNAEFVEEMYSRYLQGDKSIGEDWYRIFSSNLEVNKAESCGAQHATKVDDSVANFFRSYGHFFADLNPLSPNENQEIDYQKYLNISPTGDTGIYRDIYCKNIGFEFMHISSYEERMWLQEKIENQTYTLSSQDKKEILRHLVESEMFEQFLHMKFPGYKRFSIEGGESAIVAIEKIISDSTVCGIKEIVLGMAHRGRLNVLTKVMGKEYAAMLSEFQGNLAYPSGLEVSGDVKYHLGYSSDRALAGGKKIHLSLCPNPSHLEAVNPVLAGRVRAKQNMRSVLGISIHGDAAFIGQGVVAETLSLSNIEGYKVGGIVHIVINNQVGFTANPCCARSSFYCTDIAKSIEAPVFHVNGDNPEAVSFVASLAMEYRQKFKKDVVIDIICYRKYGHNEGDEPNFTQPLMYKLISKHKTPGTLYEEKLTAEKVLDGDEVNKLRSEFRAKLDESLAESVTYTPKKADWFGGVWSKLKRARLNDLSEYYTDSGVPPNELKKLGVHINSNIPSSFNINNKVRKILDGRIDSINSGSNIDWATAESLAFASLLTEGIGVRLSGQDSGRGTFSHRHSRLVDQVTEEAFIPLNNINEKQAHFEVIDSALSEYAVMGFEYGYSLDSPYSLVLWEGQFGDFANGAQIMIDQFIASAETKWLRSSVLVLLLPHGYEGQGPEHSSARIERFLQLCAEDNMQVVNCSTPANYFHVLRRQMHRDFRKPLVVFTPKSLLRHKRAVSNLSDFEGKFLTVIPEYRTDLVPNDKIRKVVICSGKVYYDIIEVCEAQKINNIAVIRLEQFYPFPADKLSNELEKYKNAEIIWCQEEPKNMGGWFFVNPLIDEVLSDLNIQAKRPKCIARPAAASPACGYASVHTQQQEEILKQVMQGQLCKY is encoded by the coding sequence ATGTCGAATTTAAGCTGCCTTTATGGTGATAATGCAGAATTTGTGGAAGAAATGTATAGCCGTTATCTGCAGGGCGATAAATCAATCGGGGAAGATTGGTATAGAATTTTTTCAAGCAATTTAGAAGTTAATAAAGCGGAGTCTTGCGGTGCACAACATGCAACTAAGGTGGATGATTCAGTAGCAAATTTCTTCAGATCTTATGGTCACTTTTTTGCAGACTTAAACCCATTGTCACCAAATGAAAATCAAGAAATAGATTATCAGAAATATTTGAATATCTCTCCTACGGGTGACACTGGAATCTATAGAGATATTTATTGCAAGAATATCGGTTTTGAATTTATGCATATTTCCTCTTACGAAGAGAGAATGTGGCTGCAAGAAAAAATTGAAAATCAAACCTATACGCTGAGTTCACAAGACAAAAAAGAAATACTGAGGCACTTGGTCGAATCTGAGATGTTCGAGCAATTTCTCCATATGAAATTTCCTGGATATAAGCGTTTTTCTATCGAAGGTGGGGAATCAGCTATCGTTGCAATTGAAAAAATCATTAGTGATTCTACGGTTTGTGGTATTAAAGAAATAGTCCTTGGCATGGCTCACCGCGGACGACTCAATGTTCTAACCAAAGTTATGGGCAAAGAATATGCGGCAATGCTATCTGAATTTCAAGGCAATCTTGCATATCCAAGTGGTCTTGAGGTGTCTGGTGATGTTAAATATCACCTTGGTTATTCTTCTGATCGAGCACTTGCTGGTGGTAAAAAAATACATTTAAGTTTATGCCCTAATCCATCTCATCTTGAAGCGGTTAATCCGGTTTTAGCTGGGAGAGTGAGGGCAAAACAAAATATGAGATCCGTGCTTGGAATATCAATTCATGGTGATGCGGCTTTCATCGGTCAAGGTGTCGTTGCCGAGACCTTGAGCCTAAGCAACATTGAAGGTTATAAAGTGGGTGGTATTGTGCACATTGTTATAAACAATCAAGTTGGTTTTACTGCTAACCCATGCTGCGCACGATCCTCTTTTTATTGCACTGACATAGCAAAATCAATAGAAGCCCCAGTGTTTCATGTTAATGGAGATAACCCGGAAGCTGTGAGTTTTGTTGCGAGTTTGGCGATGGAATATAGGCAGAAATTTAAAAAGGACGTAGTGATTGATATAATATGCTACCGCAAATACGGCCATAATGAAGGTGATGAACCGAATTTCACTCAGCCACTTATGTATAAGCTGATATCAAAACATAAAACTCCTGGAACATTGTATGAAGAAAAATTGACTGCAGAGAAAGTATTAGATGGCGATGAAGTAAATAAATTGCGCAGTGAGTTCAGGGCAAAATTAGATGAAAGCCTTGCTGAATCAGTGACTTACACTCCAAAAAAAGCTGACTGGTTCGGTGGAGTGTGGTCAAAATTAAAAAGGGCAAGGTTGAACGATTTGAGCGAATACTATACAGATTCTGGTGTTCCGCCGAATGAGTTGAAAAAATTAGGTGTGCATATAAATAGCAATATTCCAAGTAGCTTTAACATTAATAATAAGGTTAGAAAAATACTTGATGGCAGAATAGATAGTATAAATTCTGGTAGCAACATAGACTGGGCAACTGCTGAAAGTCTTGCATTTGCATCACTGCTCACAGAAGGAATAGGAGTGCGTTTATCAGGACAAGATTCTGGACGTGGAACTTTCTCGCACCGTCACTCAAGGCTCGTTGATCAGGTAACAGAAGAAGCGTTTATTCCGCTAAACAATATAAATGAAAAGCAAGCTCACTTTGAGGTCATAGATAGCGCACTATCTGAGTATGCTGTAATGGGATTTGAATATGGATATAGTCTTGATTCTCCGTATTCACTAGTGCTCTGGGAAGGACAATTTGGTGACTTTGCAAACGGTGCGCAAATTATGATCGACCAGTTTATCGCATCTGCAGAAACAAAGTGGCTGCGATCAAGTGTTCTAGTTTTATTGTTGCCTCATGGTTATGAAGGACAGGGACCTGAGCATAGCTCCGCGCGTATAGAGAGGTTTTTGCAACTCTGCGCAGAAGATAATATGCAGGTAGTTAATTGTTCCACTCCGGCAAATTACTTCCATGTCTTACGCAGACAAATGCATAGAGACTTTCGTAAGCCTCTGGTAGTGTTTACACCTAAATCGCTACTGCGTCATAAAAGAGCAGTTTCTAATTTATCTGACTTTGAAGGAAAATTCCTCACGGTGATTCCAGAATATAGAACAGATTTGGTTCCAAATGATAAAATACGTAAAGTTGTAATATGCAGTGGTAAAGTTTACTACGACATAATTGAAGTATGTGAAGCACAAAAAATAAACAATATAGCAGTAATACGTTTAGAACAATTCTATCCGTTTCCTGCAGATAAACTAAGTAATGAACTTGAAAAGTATAAGAACGCTGAAATTATATGGTGTCAAGAAGAACCAAAAAATATGGGAGGATGGTTTTTTGTCAACCCATTGATAGACGAGGTGTTATCTGACCTCAATATTCAAGCAAAAAGACCTAAGTGTATCGCAAGACCTGCTGCTGCATCTCCTGCATGTGGTTATGCTAGTGTTCACACTCAGCAACAGGAGGAAATTTTGAAGCAAGTTATGCAGGGACAATTGTGCAAATATTGA
- a CDS encoding IS982 family transposase: MKKDITELYCCVEDFCRAVDDNFANRFLSNGKKPTRVPEIAHSEILTIILLYHKSPCKNFKAFYLCYLQLFYRSEFSKLPSYHRFIALKPRVLWYLALLLQWFCEQAKMTGISYIDSTSIAVCHRKRISRNKVFKGLAELGKNTYGWFFGFKLHVVINEIGEIQGVTLTRGNVDDRKPVPTLTKKLTGLLFGDKGYIKKELFEKLFDRGLKLVTKVKKGMKNALISLKEKILLGKRSIVETVFGCLKNKFELEHTRHRSTVNFLVHIFSTLISYSMQSGE; encoded by the coding sequence ATGAAGAAAGATATTACAGAACTGTACTGTTGCGTCGAGGATTTTTGTCGTGCGGTAGATGATAATTTTGCAAATAGGTTCTTATCAAACGGCAAAAAACCAACCAGAGTACCAGAAATAGCGCACTCAGAAATTCTAACCATAATCCTATTATACCATAAATCACCATGTAAAAACTTCAAGGCTTTTTATCTTTGTTATCTTCAGTTATTCTATAGATCAGAGTTTTCAAAGCTGCCTTCATATCACAGATTTATTGCCTTAAAGCCGCGAGTTTTGTGGTATTTAGCATTACTTTTGCAATGGTTTTGTGAACAAGCAAAAATGACCGGGATTTCCTACATAGATTCTACTTCAATAGCAGTATGCCATCGAAAAAGAATCTCAAGAAATAAGGTTTTCAAAGGATTAGCAGAGTTAGGAAAGAATACTTACGGCTGGTTTTTTGGTTTTAAATTACATGTAGTAATCAATGAAATAGGTGAAATTCAAGGTGTTACGCTAACCAGAGGTAACGTCGATGACAGAAAACCTGTACCAACTCTAACCAAAAAACTAACTGGACTTTTGTTTGGAGATAAGGGCTATATAAAGAAAGAGCTCTTTGAGAAACTATTCGATAGAGGTCTAAAACTCGTCACTAAAGTGAAAAAAGGTATGAAAAATGCACTGATTTCGCTGAAAGAGAAGATTTTACTAGGGAAAAGATCGATTGTTGAAACGGTTTTTGGCTGCCTAAAAAACAAATTTGAACTTGAGCACACTCGGCATAGATCCACAGTAAATTTCTTGGTACATATTTTTTCTACCCTCATTTCTTATTCAATGCAATCGGGAGAGTAG
- the ltrA gene encoding group II intron reverse transcriptase/maturase → MNKTKSFDIPKQLIWKAYKQVSKNRGAAGVDEVSITKFEENLKDNLYKLWNRMSSGSYFPEPVKAVAIPKDTGGQRTLCVPSVFDRIGQTAATMYLEPLVEQEFHEDSYGYRPNKSALDAVSTACKRCWRSDWTIDLDISGFFDNLDHVLALQTIKKHTDCKWVILYVERWMKAPIQLADGSKVVRNKGVPQGGSVSPIISNIFMHHAFDMWMRQNYPTIPFERYVDDAMVHCKTQRQAKFIKDKIEERLAEFKLKLHPEKTQIVYCKDDNRRDEFPIQSFDFLGYTFRPRLAKNNKIGNYFVSFLPAISNKAKKKINQTIRSWKIRRQTYTTLEKISKKINPIVRGWYQYYGRFYKSEMYPSLRNVEWHLVGWVRAKYKKLRNHGRLAKQFLAKVRKRSPNIFYHWTLGLGSKG, encoded by the coding sequence ATGAATAAAACAAAATCTTTTGACATACCAAAGCAACTGATTTGGAAAGCTTATAAACAAGTATCCAAAAACAGAGGTGCGGCAGGTGTAGATGAGGTCTCGATAACAAAGTTTGAAGAAAATCTAAAAGATAATCTATACAAACTGTGGAATCGGATGTCATCCGGAAGTTATTTTCCAGAACCAGTAAAAGCTGTTGCGATACCAAAAGATACAGGAGGACAAAGAACTTTATGTGTTCCTTCAGTATTCGACAGGATAGGGCAAACAGCAGCTACTATGTATCTCGAACCGTTAGTAGAGCAGGAATTTCACGAAGATTCGTATGGTTATAGACCAAACAAGTCTGCACTGGATGCGGTAAGTACAGCGTGTAAGAGATGTTGGAGAAGTGATTGGACGATAGATCTTGATATTTCTGGATTTTTCGACAATCTGGATCATGTGTTAGCACTGCAAACTATCAAGAAGCATACAGATTGCAAGTGGGTCATACTGTACGTGGAAAGGTGGATGAAAGCCCCGATTCAACTAGCAGATGGCAGTAAGGTAGTTAGGAATAAGGGAGTTCCACAAGGAGGTTCTGTAAGCCCAATCATTTCTAACATATTTATGCATCATGCATTTGATATGTGGATGAGGCAAAACTACCCAACAATACCATTTGAGAGATATGTAGATGATGCAATGGTGCACTGTAAAACCCAGAGACAGGCAAAATTCATAAAAGACAAGATCGAAGAAAGATTGGCTGAGTTTAAGCTAAAATTACATCCTGAAAAGACACAAATAGTGTACTGTAAGGATGACAATAGGAGAGATGAGTTTCCAATACAGAGCTTTGACTTTCTGGGTTACACGTTCAGACCTAGACTGGCAAAGAACAATAAAATAGGAAACTATTTTGTCTCATTTCTACCTGCAATTAGCAACAAAGCCAAGAAGAAGATCAACCAAACCATAAGGTCATGGAAAATACGTAGGCAAACATATACAACACTAGAGAAAATATCAAAGAAAATAAATCCTATAGTCCGAGGCTGGTATCAGTACTATGGCAGGTTTTATAAATCAGAGATGTATCCATCTCTCAGAAATGTAGAGTGGCACCTAGTAGGATGGGTCAGAGCCAAATATAAGAAACTTCGAAATCATGGAAGACTAGCAAAGCAATTTCTAGCAAAAGTGAGAAAGAGGTCTCCAAATATTTTCTATCACTGGACACTAGGATTGGGATCAAAAGGCTGA
- the dnaQ gene encoding DNA polymerase III subunit epsilon, with the protein MESKLREIVLDTETTGLDTGSGHRIIEIGCVELINRIPTGKVFHRYLNPERDIPYHSFKIHGISEEFLEDKPLFSDVALEFLDFISNDILVIHNAEFDVKFLNMELSKLNAGLISSDRVLDTLPLARKKFAGSPASLNALCKRFDISLENRELHGALVDAQLLAKVYVELTGGLQTFLFDNECNQDSNSTFVQHKVRNLTPREHSPNSEEIDEHKKLLDKINNTLWNKYIE; encoded by the coding sequence ATGGAGAGTAAGCTACGCGAAATAGTACTTGATACTGAAACGACAGGTCTTGACACTGGATCTGGTCATCGAATTATTGAAATAGGGTGTGTGGAATTAATTAATCGTATTCCAACAGGTAAAGTATTCCATCGGTACCTCAACCCAGAAAGAGATATACCTTATCACTCGTTTAAGATTCACGGTATTAGTGAAGAATTTTTAGAAGATAAACCATTATTTTCAGATGTTGCACTTGAATTTCTTGACTTTATATCTAATGATATTTTGGTAATTCACAACGCTGAATTCGATGTTAAGTTCCTTAACATGGAGTTAAGCAAGCTGAATGCTGGGTTAATTTCCTCAGATAGAGTGCTAGATACATTACCTCTTGCAAGAAAAAAATTCGCAGGATCACCTGCTTCTTTGAATGCATTATGTAAGCGTTTTGATATATCGCTAGAGAATAGAGAGTTGCACGGAGCACTAGTTGATGCTCAATTGCTTGCAAAGGTATATGTTGAACTTACAGGAGGGTTACAAACCTTTCTCTTTGATAATGAATGCAATCAGGACAGTAACTCCACATTCGTTCAGCATAAAGTGCGTAATCTAACTCCCAGAGAACATTCACCAAATAGTGAAGAAATTGATGAACATAAGAAACTGTTAGACAAAATTAACAATACACTTTGGAATAAATATATTGAATAG
- the secB gene encoding protein-export chaperone SecB, with the protein MPQQKMRIHGQYVKDLSFENPNSPFLSSNKAPDINVMVNINSAKLEGMENKEGANEEKSFHEVTLHIEVRATIKDADIKDGVAFICETKYCGIFSIENLKELSEEEVRQALFIGGPTFLFPFAREIIARVTSGGGFPPLMLDPIDFETMYEQQGQQQKSNGSNSNFN; encoded by the coding sequence ATGCCACAACAAAAAATGAGAATTCACGGTCAATATGTTAAAGATCTATCGTTTGAGAATCCGAATTCGCCATTCCTTTCTTCAAATAAAGCTCCCGATATTAATGTAATGGTTAATATCAATTCAGCGAAATTAGAAGGAATGGAAAACAAAGAAGGAGCAAATGAAGAAAAATCTTTCCATGAAGTTACTTTGCATATAGAAGTCAGAGCAACGATAAAAGATGCAGATATAAAAGATGGCGTAGCTTTCATTTGTGAGACGAAATATTGTGGCATTTTTTCAATAGAAAATTTAAAAGAGTTGAGTGAGGAAGAGGTAAGACAAGCTTTGTTTATTGGTGGACCTACTTTCCTTTTCCCTTTTGCAAGAGAAATAATTGCAAGAGTTACAAGTGGTGGTGGATTTCCCCCACTAATGCTAGATCCTATAGATTTTGAAACTATGTATGAGCAGCAAGGTCAACAACAAAAAAGTAACGGTAGTAATTCCAATTTTAACTAA